A window from Malassezia restricta chromosome I, complete sequence encodes these proteins:
- a CDS encoding ATP-dependent RNA helicase DDX54/DBP10 — translation MAAPKEIDFLALDDDAIEQIAPPPRRSAGVTDEDHEDDAAFIAAAAQKHNVKAGTQVAKQAHKSKAKVASGIVSGGGSFQSMGLHPSLLRSLLLRGFTTPTPIQRRAIPAIMAQPPQDVVGMARTGSGKTLSYIVPLLHRLNGRHSTSFGIKSLILCPSRELAFQILKVGKDLARGWRSDGDAHTDAIRWSVIVGGEGLDEQFAMMTANPDVVIGTPGRLLHLVVEMNLDLKSVEYVVFDEADRLFEMGFADQMEELLRRLPSTRQTLLFSATLPKSLVEFARAGLEANPKLIRLDADSKISPDLRMAFFSIKPLDKDAALLLLLRDVIQVPTGSQTMDADASKKRKRAHAVDQLKPYQTIIFCATKHHVEYLLLVLTTMGYACSHIYSSLDQAARSIQMNQFRSGQTSLLIVTDLAARGIDLPVLEHVINYDFPPQPRIFVHRVGRTARAGRRGWAWSLCTHTELPYLCDLQLFLARPIVSSHVVRADEPHDLHASLVLGTFPRETLDEESESIRHAMHESSTTATAYDGLLGVVKRAHSMYMRSQPKASAESYRRTKDMLKDAERSAAAGISSQGWALAGHALEAQGVHDILQRPEKYQLQLREDAARRARKHDDPLAGARAAMLAKVNAFRPGETVFEMGAHGQHMPLARLMQDRRRTLHTKQRRARMIESAKRGGEHEEEAEVQATAPADLADEDDIASVFDTGRDFRDPSTYLHYEQKGAAEEKGYSFLDQARRVTVDMAGDDVGPAPAAQRVNPQRWDTKKKKFVMGDGTGADNQKLIRSETGLKLPASYRSGRFDEWQREQQVALPHVGQDESAMPATTRRMAASVQRGGPHRPGRRFHTQTKAPKPLDKLQYGYKRKLKERQRKQGSGAEAKNELKSADQIYRDRETRAKRLAKNARPSKKKPKQ, via the coding sequence ATGGCGGCGCCCAAAGAAATTGATTTTTTGGCGTTggatgatgatgccatTGAGCAAATAGCTCCGCCACCACGTCGTTCTGCTGGTGTGACGGATGAGGATCACGAGGATGATGCCGCGTTCATcgcggctgctgcacaAAAGCACAATGTCAAGGCTGGCACTCAGGTGGCTAAACAGGCCCACAAGAGCAAGGCCAAGGTGGCAAGTGGCATTGTAAGTGGTGGTGGCAGTTTTCAGAGTATGGGACTGCATCCATCtttgctgcgctcgctgctgctACGTGGCTTCACGACGCCCACACCCATtcagcgccgtgccatcCCAGCGATCAtggcgcagccgccgcaGGATGTCGTTGGGATGGCCCGCACGGGTTCTGGCAAGACGCTTTCATACATTGTCCCGCTACTTCACCGCTTGAATGGCCGCCACTCGACGTCATTTGGTATTAAATCGCTGATTCTGTGCCCCTCGCGTGAATTGGCCTTCCAGATCCTCAAAGTCGGCAAAGACCTGGCGCGTGGATGGCGCTCTGATGGTGATGCGCATACTGATGCGATTCGATGGTCAGTTATCGTCGGTGGTGAGGGCCTTGATGAGCAATTCGCTATGATGACAGCAAATCCAGATGTGGTCATTGGCACGCCCGGCCGTCTGCTGCATCTGGTCGTGGAAATGAATTTGGATCTCAAGTCGGTGGAGTATGTGGTGTTTGATGAGGCTGATCGGCTCTTTGAAATGGGCTTTGCTGATCAAATGGAAGAGTTGCTTCGACGACTGCCGTCCACGCGCCAGACGCTCTTGTTCAGTGCGACGCTACCCAAGAGCCTTGTCGAGTTTGCGCGGGCAGGACTCGAAGCGAATCCCAAGCTGATCCGCCTGGATGCGGACAGCAAAATTAGTCCTGATCTGCGGATGGCCTTCTTTAGCATCAAGCCGCTCGATAAggatgcggcgcttctCCTCCTTCTTCGCGATGTGATCCAGGTACCAACAGGCAGTCAGACCATGGATGCAGACGCCTCTAAGAAGCGGAAACGCGCCCATGCCGTGGACCAACTCAAGCCTTATCAGACCATTATTTTTTGTGCGACCAagcaccatgtcgaatACCTGCTTCTCGTCCTGACGACCATGGGCTATGCTTGCTCGCACATCTACTCGTCGCTTGACCaagcggcacgctcgatTCAAATGAATCAGTTCCGATCTGGACAGACGTCTTTGCTGATTGTAACAGATTTGGCTGCGCGTGGCATTGACTTGCCCGTATTGGAGCATGTGATCAACTATGATTTCCCGCCGCAGCCCCGCATTTTTGTGCACCGCGTTGGACGTACAGCccgcgctggacgccgAGGATGGGCGTGGAGTCTGTGCACGCATACCGAGCTGCCCTACCTGTGTGACTTGCAGCTGTTCCTGGCCCGCCCGATCGTGTCTTCTCATGTGGTGCGCGCTGACGAGCCACACGATTTgcacgcgtcgctcgtgcttGGTACATTTCCGCGTGAGACTCTGGATGAAGAGAGCGAGTCGATTCgacatgccatgcatgaATCCTCGACGACAGCCACGGCATACGACGGTCTTTTGGGTGTGGTCAAACGTGCGCACAGCATGTACATGCGCTCTCAACCGAAGGCCAGTGCCGAAAGTTATCGCCGCACCAAAGACATGCTCAAGGACGCTGAGCGCAGTGCGGCAGCTGGCATTTCAAGCCAGGGATGGGCTCTGGCTggacatgcgctcgaggcacaaGGCGTCCACGATATCTTGCAGCGCCCTGAAAAGTACCAGCTCCAGCTCCGCGAGgacgcagcacggcgtgcgcgcaagCACGATGACCCACTtgcaggcgcgcgtgctgcgATGCTCGCCAAGGTGAATGCGTTCCGACCAGGTGAGACAGTGTTTGAAATGGGGGCGCATGGCCAACACATGCCACTCGCCCGGCTCATGCAGGACCGACGTCGGACACTACATACcaagcagcgccgcgcgcgcatgATTGAGTCAGCCAAGCGCGGTGGCGAAcacgaagaagaggcagAGGTGCAAGCTACGGCTCCGGCGGATCTCGCTGACGAAGACGACATTGCCTCCGTTTTTGATACAGGCCGCGATTTCCGTGATCCGTCCACCTACCTCCACTATGAACAAAAGGGAGCCGCGGAAGAAAAGGGCTACTCGTTCCTGGACCAGGCTCGCCGTGTCACCGTCGATATGGCTGGCGACGATGTCGGTCCTGCGCCGGCTGCGCAGCGTGTAAACCCGCAGCGCTGGGAtacgaagaagaagaagttTGTGATGGGCGACGGCACTGGTGCCGACAACCAAAAGCTCATTCGATCCGAGACAGGTCTCAAGCTACCTGCCAGCTACCGCAGTGGACGCTTTGATGAATGGCAGCGCGAACAACAGGTGGCACTGCCGCATGTGGGTCAGGATGAAAGTGCTATgccagcgacgacgcgccgcatggctGCGTCCGTGCAGCGCGGTGGTCCACACCGTCCAGGCCGCCGCTTCCATACGCAGACCAAGGCACCCAAGCCTCTTGATAAGCTGCAGTATGGCTATAAGCGCAAGCTCAAGGAGCGTCAGCGTAAGCAGGGAAGCGGTGCGGAAGCCAAGAACGAGCTCAAGAGTGCTGACCAAATCTACCGCGACCGCGAGACACGTGCCAAGCGGCTAGCGAAGAACGCGCGTCCTTCGAAAAAGAAACCAAAGCAGTAA